Genomic window (Flavobacterium oreochromis):
AGATTAAAATTTTCTCTGTTTCTACGCATTTCTAAGGCTATTTGATTGTCGTTAATTTCATTACTTTTTTCCAGTTGGGTTAAGATTCTTTCGTAATTTTTATCATCACGATTTTGCGAAAGTTTTTTCTTTGCGTCTATTTGTGTTACTTGAATTTTAAAGGCTAAAACAGCTTGTGCTTGACGCATTGTTTGGGGCGAAAGTTCTTCGAAATTTAGCGGCTTTTCCTGTTTTGTTTCGTATTTATGGGTTAGTTTTTTTAAAGAAACGATAGTTTCATCTGAATTTAGAATCTGAATTTTTCCATATACGTGAACTGCAATATAGTTCCAAGTAGGTGCATTTTCATGGTCATACCAAGACGAAGAGATATAGGTATGAGGACCTGTAAAAATAGCTAAAATTTCTTCTCCATTGTGAAGACTTTTTGCCTGTGGATTTTCTTTAGAAATATGACCTGAAAAAAATAATTTCTCTCCTTTTTTTTCTAAAAATAAGGGCGTATGAGTTCCCCAATGTTTACCATTAGTAGTATTAATCAAAATAGCAAAGCCATTATTTTGTAAGAATTTTTCAATTTCTTCTTGATTTTCGTTTTTATATAAATCAGGAATATACATATTTTTAAAATATATTAGAATTTAGAATATTTACCCATTTTAATTCATTTTTTTAGCACTTTATTTGAAAATTCAATATTGTAAATACATCTCTTTTTGTTGTAGGCATAAAAGTATGTAACGCTAAAGGTTTCATAAGCATAATACCTCCTTTGGGAACATTGCAAATTGGTTCTTTATTTTTGTTACTCTCTTGATTGGCTAATTTAATGATTTCTTTTTGATGTGATTTAGGAATTATTTTGCAGTTCTATTTTTTTGTTTGATATGATCTAAATGAATTCGTATAGTAAAAATATTTCTAGATAAAAAGAGGTGATTGTGCTACTACTTGTTTTTTTAGTACAATTTGTATAGCCTTCAGTATTAATTTTTTAGAAAGATTAATAGTTAAATTTTGATGGGAAGAAATGTTTCAGGTTTATTTAAATAAAATTGGCTATAAAATAAGTTTTATTACCAATTTTTTTAAAATTAAGTAAGTTGTCAAAATCTAAATAAACTTGATAGGATTCATGAGAAGAGGTATGTATTTAATAGTTTCAGAGGTTTAGTTAAGGTTGAAAAGTCCTCTACATAAGTGGTTGTTAAATCATGAGAATATAATCATGGAGTTTTGAGTGTTTTTATTAACTATTTGTTATAGTTTGTTAATTATGTATTCAATAAACCAGTTAGGTAGATTGTTTTCATCTTCTAGAACGGTCAAATTTCCATTTGACGTTTCAGCAATTATTTTCATTTTTTTCGGAATTGTCTATTAAAAAGCTTTTATCTGCAATTTTTAAAATAGGTAGTAAGTTTTCTAAAGTTTTAGGGTAACGGGAAACTATTTTGTTAGGATCTACAGGGTGTCCTCCTTTATTTACTCGGTCCTCAACTCTTGATATGTTAATTTCGGGATCATCTAAACAAATGAAGTAAAAATAAATTTTGTAACCTCTTTTTTAGCTTCTATTACTTCTTCAATCTTTGATTGATGGCTCATAACCGTTTCAAAACAAAAATTTTGATTTGATTCCATTAATTTTTCTCTAATAAAGGAGGTTATAAGGGCAGATTCGTAACTATGAGTATTTTTAGGTCGATCAATAATTATATTATCAACAATATAAAAGTTGATTGGCTTGTTTTCTAATTTTGATTTATTTAGTAAAGATAGAGCGTTTTTGGTACTTAAGAACTGTTCTAAATGCTCTTGATTCGTGATAATAAGGTATTTAGATAAGTCTATATAGCCCTTTTCGTTTAATTCTTTTTCAATTTGATCGGAATTTATAAAAGTACCTGTGCTATAGCGTTCGCTAAATTTTTCAAAAGGGAACTTTTGCCAGATCCATTAGGACCAGCAAATATTCGTAGTCTTTTTATTTTAGACATATTGAAATTCCTTTTCTAATGTCAGGGGTTTTAGGGGCAACTTTAATGAGTTCTCTTATAACTACAATATTTCCATTAGGATGTGTTTCTATTAACTTTCCGTTGTCAATAGATTTTATACTTAATCCTAGTGCTTTAGATGTTCTAATTGCACTTTGAGAAGCTATTTTTGCAGATGTAGTAACAAGATTTCGTTCGATTTCAATTTCATTTTTTATCTTGTTAGATAATCTAAATTTATTCTTTAAAAATTTCATGTTTTTATATGATTACTATCAAATTTACTAAAAAAAATTAAATAATATTTACTTCTGCTTCAATTGTAATTCCAAATTTATCAGAAACTGTCTTTTGAACAAATTTAGACAGGTTTAAAATGTCTTGTCCTGTGGCATTTCCATAATTTACTAATACTAAGGCTTGCTTAGTGTGTACACCTGCATCACCATTTCGATAGCCTTTTAATCCTGTTTGTTCAATTAGCCAACCAGCAGGTACTTTTACTTCATTTTCTGAGATGTCATAATGTTTTATTTCGGGATGAGAAGCTTTAGCTCTGTTAAAATCCGCTCTCGAAATAATTGGGTTTTTAAAAAAGCTACCACTATTTCCTAATTCTTTTGGATCCGGTAGTTTGCTTTGGCGGATGGCAATTACGGCATTGCTTACGTCTTTAATTGTTGGAGTAATAATGTTTTTATTTTCTAATTCTTTTAAAATATCACCATAACCTGTATTAATTTTATGATTATGTTTTGTTAGTTTAAAAATGACAGAAGTAATGATATACTGATCTTTAGCTTCTTGTTTGAAAATACTTTCACGATAGCCAAATTTGCATTCTTCATTTGTAAATGTTTTAATTTCTTGTGTACGAATATTTATAGCTTCACAGGATACAAAGGTATCTTTTATTTCAGCTCCATAAGCACCAATATTTTGAACAGGGGTCGTACCTACATTGCCAGGAATTAAGGACATGTTTTCAATGCCTCCATAGTTTTGTTCAATATTCCATAAAACAAATTCGTGCCAATTTTCTCCAGCTTGAGCCTCTACCCAAACATGATCTTCATCTTGTTTGATAACTTTTTTACCTTTTAGGTTTATATGGATGACTAAAGCATTTATATTTTGTGTTAGAAGCATATTACTTCCTCCTCCTAATATGAACTTCTTTTTGTTAATATGTGTTTTTAAAGTATCTTTTAACTCTGTTATGTTTTGAATAGCAATAAATTCTGAAGCTTTCGCTTCAATGCCAAAAGTATTATAGTTTTTAAGAGAGAAATTATGTTGGATATTCATTGGGTCTAATTTATTTGTTTGCAAAGTACGCAAAGATTTTGCAAAGAACATAAAGAAAAAAATGACTTATGCTTTTTTATTCTTCAGTTTCTAATGCTCTATTTAAAAAGGAATTAAATGGTTTTATTGTAATGAGTTTAGAAGCTATCTTTTTAGCGAAATCTTGGTCTGTAAACCATTTTTCATCAATGGGTTGTGAAATAGTAAAACTTTTTAGTTTTAAAAATTCTATTGCAGGATGATTATTGTCATATCCTTTTGGAGCGGACTTTAACACGTTACCTTCTTCTCGGTCTAAGCTGTTAAATTCTTTTTTAAAAGTTTTATCATTTACAATTTCTTCTAAATCTTCATAGAAGAAAGCTATTTCTCGACGTATTTTTTTTAAATCGTCAGTTTCAGGACACCATACGCCTCCAGCTATAAAACACTTGCCTTTTTCAAAATGTATATAAT
Coding sequences:
- the murB gene encoding UDP-N-acetylmuramate dehydrogenase; this encodes MQTNKLDPMNIQHNFSLKNYNTFGIEAKASEFIAIQNITELKDTLKTHINKKKFILGGGSNMLLTQNINALVIHINLKGKKVIKQDEDHVWVEAQAGENWHEFVLWNIEQNYGGIENMSLIPGNVGTTPVQNIGAYGAEIKDTFVSCEAINIRTQEIKTFTNEECKFGYRESIFKQEAKDQYIITSVIFKLTKHNHKINTGYGDILKELENKNIITPTIKDVSNAVIAIRQSKLPDPKELGNSGSFFKNPIISRADFNRAKASHPEIKHYDISENEVKVPAGWLIEQTGLKGYRNGDAGVHTKQALVLVNYGNATGQDILNLSKFVQKTVSDKFGITIEAEVNII
- a CDS encoding DUF2461 domain-containing protein, which produces MFTKEAINFLEDLKANNTTEWMHANKKRYEAYKKDYHNLISNILEEIKPLDPSLEPLEVKNCTFRINRDIRFSKDKSPYKTNMGIWMSTNKLRKNSPGYYIHFEKGKCFIAGGVWCPETDDLKKIRREIAFFYEDLEEIVNDKTFKKEFNSLDREEGNVLKSAPKGYDNNHPAIEFLKLKSFTISQPIDEKWFTDQDFAKKIASKLITIKPFNSFLNRALETEE
- a CDS encoding FMN-binding negative transcriptional regulator; amino-acid sequence: MYIPDLYKNENQEEIEKFLQNNGFAILINTTNGKHWGTHTPLFLEKKGEKLFFSGHISKENPQAKSLHNGEEILAIFTGPHTYISSSWYDHENAPTWNYIAVHVYGKIQILNSDETIVSLKKLTHKYETKQEKPLNFEELSPQTMRQAQAVLAFKIQVTQIDAKKKLSQNRDDKNYERILTQLEKSNEINDNQIALEMRRNRENFNL